The genomic DNA TCTAACTAACCTAAATTTGAACACTCCATAACCGGACTTCCCAACAGCAAACCAGCAATCTACAATCTTATACAAACCATCATAGACATACACCTTCGAGGTAACGCTGTTCTCATACTTAATTCCTCTAATCACCCGTACCTCAATGCCATAGTACATACTCCTCTCCATTCCCAGATTCCCACCTACTAGCTTCTGGTCCTCACACTGCCTGTGTTGCTTATCCTGCCCACCGTGACCAGTATAAACCAGAACATCTCCttgatcttcatcatcctcGTACCCACCTGATACAATAATGCTTGTAGCTATAGGCTCTTTAGTAGCACTCCGATCAGTCGTTAAACAGTCAATTCCAGCTTGTTGCTGACCGTGTAAACCCACGACGCAAAGCTCCATCCTGTAGAAGAAAACATCTCCAATCTCTACCCCAGCTACTGGACCAACTATGTGCTTCTCATAGTTCAACCACAGCCCCTTAGCCTTCATCATAGACGCAGCTATCATATCGCTCCTCCCTCTACGCCCCTTACCAAATAAAGGAGACTTCCTCTGGTCCGCTATGAGTTGAACCCTAAGACACTCGTAAATCATCCGAGTCTGTTTCACGAGTTGCCGGAGTTGCTTCCTTTGATCATGACCCAGAATTGTTACTCTCGCAAGCTCTCTCGGTCTCTCGAAACTCGTCTTCGGAGGAGACGAGACAGCGACGGAGGGGGAGTCTCGGTTAACCCCTAATCCCGGAGGTGGTTCAACGAATCCCCGGTTATCTTCTTCATCCGGTACAGCAACGATCGCACCGGCATCCAATCCGTAAACGGAGACTCCGTCTAATCCTTCGACCTGCCACGGCTTGAATGCGGAGCGGAAGAGCTTGGAGATACGTATGAACTCGGCGATGAGATGATCGTTACTGGCTGATTGATCGGAGGTAGATGATGGTGGAGTTTGCAATTCTTCGACTGGCTCGGCCTTAACTTCCAGATTTCCGGTGACAACAGTGTCTCCGGCTGTGGTGCCGGCGGTTGAAGATTGAGAATCCGGCATTAGGTTGAGGTCAGGAAATGGCATCACTGTACTCATCCTACCCAATGAACCGAAGACAATACCCGGGCTCCGAGTCCGGAAACTATTCGGGTCACGATTCGGGCCCGGCCTCCTTAGTTTGCTTGCATCTCTTCTAGGCTGTCTCAACTTGTCCACGGGACTGTTCCTgtttgggtaaaaaaaaaaaaaaatcagaatttggTTAGTTCAATTAAtctgtacaatatatatatttcaaatgaaaatattagaaagaatttttttttccttcacaattcatataattcaaatttaaactatagatttgataaaattttgtaattgtaatttaccaaaaagaattttattatgaaaatatgttgTAATGTGGATACAATAGTTTAACGTATGATATTAATGAGtttcaattatttgaaaatttaagcTATAATTTGATACAATAGTTTAGAACATAAATATTGAtgggtttgaactttgaacccAATATGCAATTTCTAGTATAATcttcatttataataataatatagtataCTATACGTATTTTAAAGTAGAAACATAGTATACTATACGTATTTTAaagtagaaaaaattatatgtgtgaacataatttttcttttgtcaaacagttaagataaatataatatttgatgtaATAATACGTTGTTTATGGATAAAAATGAGTCCAATTATGACATTCATTACTAGAAAGCAAACTTTAGGTGTAGTACAAAGAAACTTCATGACAAAGGGCGGATATATTctctaagatttttaaaaaacacagaGCTGAAGCAAAGAAAGAGGTGATTGATCCTTCACAGCCTCGAGGGCACATATTTGCTAGCAAAACAGAGAAAGGAAGAATCTTGAACTGTGCTAGGGTTTCCGCTACACTGGAAAAACAGAGCACAAAAGCCTTGTTTGAGATCCCCAAGGCGAGATTTATTTGCTTCACCAAGACGTAATCGAAGAGCATTGAAAAAGCGTAGAGGAGTTGCACGATATGGATCAACGGCCTCATGGGAAGTGTCTTCCAGTAACGGTCATAAACCACGGTTAAGCAGAGAAGCATCAACTGTCCAATAACCTTTGACATACCAATAACAGAAGGGTCAAGCTTTAAAACTTGAGTTTGGTAGCAGAAGACTGATCCTGAGAGAAGAGGCACCATTGCAATAGAAGCTACAATCCAAGTTAAAGGCTGCGAGATTTCATCAGCCAGAACAATTCCAACAAGATCCAAAAACTGTTTTTTTACGATCCCCAACACAGCTTTTCTCTGGACTCACTTCTCTTATCCGTGGCAAGCTAACGGATTCTTCTTTAGATGATAAAGAAACAGTGAGCTGTAACGTCAACAAAGCtgtaaaagcaagaaacaagaTCCTAGGAGGTGTTTTGAGTAAGCAATATCCACCGAGTAAGTTCCCAAGGATCCCTCCAACCGCTGAAGCCATAAGCGCATAACACTGAAGACCGTTCACTTGATATCTCAAACCGTATTCCGCAACAAGAGCGTCTTTAGCAACTTCAGCAATGGATGCTCCAAGGTTACTAAGAAGAACAAATGCCATAAGTGGAGGAAGAGCTTCTCGAGCACTGGGGAATATCGACAGTGAACCCCATGCTAGACCCTGTAAAAGCACTGATACAGTACACTAAATTGAACCACTTGGAGCAGAGTAAGCTAAGAAagagactctttttttttatagacagTTGGAGAAAGATTACTAACCTCCAATGGAGATGTAAGGAACTCTACGAGCACCACCGATGTAGAGAACATCTGAGAAAACTCCATAGAGTGGCTTAGCAACCATGGGAAGAGTAGCAGTGTGCTGCACAAGCTGAAGCGTCGATGGCTTGAGATTAAGACAATGAGCCATATGAAAGTTAAGAGCAAGCCATGGGAGACATCTCGACCCTTGAACCCAGTACCCTAAAGCACACAACAGAACCGTTTGTCCTTTATATCTAATCTACCATTGTCGTTTCTCCTTTTAACCACCGAGACACTACTGGTCAATAATGTTGTTGACCTTGTGTTGGACTTGGATTTCACGACAAGGGTTTTGCTTTGCCGCTTCTGTTTCTTGTTAATGGTGGTGTTTAAGCTTATTCCGTACGGAACTGATGGTTTCAAGAACTTTACTATTGGGCTTGAGATGGATAATAATGAATTATTCATGACTTCTtgagctttgtttttgtttttttttggtctcacGGATTCAAAAtctgggggaaaaaaaaagtttaagagatGGAACAGAGAGAAAAGATGAGAAAGAGTCACAGGTCGGTTCTTATAGAAACAAGACACAAGGAAACAAAATTAGCCACAATAATAATGTGGTGCCCATTACATACTTTTTCAATGCCATAGACATTTGTGTATGTGTGATAAGGTTGTCCTTCATTAacaataattaaacaattgcCGGTGAGCTTTTGAAGTATAGTACAATAAGGTTATCTCCAACAGCATATAttctttacaaaaataataataaataggaGAAAAGCATAAGAGAAGAAAGAACTTTTTCCGTAAGGAACTTAAAACACAGTTTCTCACACATGTTTCAGTTctctattagtttatttattaaaaaataataatttttttatttaattaaacataatgttttattgttttttgagCAACTTTTGATGTTTCCATCATTGGTAACAAAAGAGTATCCTTAGGTCATGTGCATTGGTATCTTGGTAGTATGTGGAGAAGTTTCTCatgatttaaataaatcaaaaagaaaaaaaaaataattttttaataaaaattgtccAAAATCGATTCTCACATCTCTCATATGAGAAACCTTGAAACCAATATTATGCTCTTATACAGTGACATGTGTCACCATCTAAGTAGTTAGatcttattataataaataaaaaccacaaaatttaaacatcttaattaattagtttatttattattatttttatttttattttttttatatatcctaaaataaaattagctaTCTAACAAGTTCcattatgaatatttttaaattacatatttatattattttaaattaatattatatgataaaataaaaatttaagtatAATTGCAAAAGTATGagagttaaaaaatatattaatattttgtaaataattatgagatttttaaaatataaatatatatatatatataatttataattttttctatatatatgtctcatttcttcatctcttcaccataatttttgtttctttcctccttcctctgtttctttctttctttctctgtttctctttcttttttttcttttttttttttttgttaaaggacattcttctttctttctttcatcaatCACTTATGGATTCAAACAATCCATTTCTTTTTCCACCAAATTTTGTAGATCTTCTTAATTATCGTATGTTTAGTTTAATGAG from Camelina sativa cultivar DH55 chromosome 7, Cs, whole genome shotgun sequence includes the following:
- the LOC104700122 gene encoding histone-lysine N-methyltransferase family member SUVH2-like, with protein sequence MSTVMPFPDLNLMPDSQSSTAGTTAGDTVVTGNLEVKAEPVEELQTPPSSTSDQSASNDHLIAEFIRISKLFRSAFKPWQVEGLDGVSVYGLDAGAIVAVPDEEDNRGFVEPPPGLGVNRDSPSVAVSSPPKTSFERPRELARVTILGHDQRKQLRQLVKQTRMIYECLRVQLIADQRKSPLFGKGRRGRSDMIAASMMKAKGLWLNYEKHIVGPVAGVEIGDVFFYRMELCVVGLHGQQQAGIDCLTTDRSATKEPIATSIIVSGGYEDDEDQGDVLVYTGHGGQDKQHRQCEDQKLVGGNLGMERSMYYGIEVRVIRGIKYENSVTSKVYVYDGLYKIVDCWFAVGKSGYGVFKFRLVRMEGQPRMASAVMRDAQTLRLEPLKVRPHGYVSLDISNKKENVCVFLYNDIDGDQEPMHYEYIAKSIFPPGIFGQGGGINRTGCDCTNSCTDDCLCARKNGGEFAYDDNGHLLRGKHVVFECGNFCKCGPGCKSRVTQKGLRKRLEVFRSKDTCWSVRTLDLIEAGSFICEYAGVVVTRHQAEILSMNGDVMVYPGRFTDQWANWGDLSQVYPGYVKPNYPTIPPLDFAMDVSKMRNVACYISHSKEPNVMVQFVLYDHNHLSFPRVMLFATENISPMAELSMDYGLADEVTGKLAICN